A stretch of Henckelia pumila isolate YLH828 chromosome 4, ASM3356847v2, whole genome shotgun sequence DNA encodes these proteins:
- the LOC140863095 gene encoding uncharacterized protein: MGFGDRGVIGDKWSSKILWLCAIGSAIGLYMVAAERQLQNREKMMSQSLRDADAGK, from the exons ATGGGATTCGGAGACCGAGGAGTCATTGGTGACAAATGGTCATCCAAGATCCTTTGGCTTTGTGCAATTGGAAGTGCTATTG GCCTTTATATGGTAGCTGCTGAAAGACAACTACAAAATAGGGAGAAAATGATGTCCCAATCCTTGAGGGATGCAGATGCTGGGAAATAA
- the LOC140863094 gene encoding putative nuclear RNA export factor SDE5 isoform X1 encodes MKLEVPSSSSLYTDDDQKNLNYLLEAFGSVVSLEDIASAYCQAGRDVEVTTNILCSQQDSTVGSSTSKTLESTESAASTSSGCSSYYPQENAVVTRSKPKKSSASMGTVSCVIGRQYITPKPQPNESHENHKPPKLNSDDFPVSEIWKENEVLETTSRGESMNHDMEKFLFKMLGKGFQLDMSLIHDVVGQCGYDMQTSVDKLLDLSASTLEKSDDVVDVASGNNMEINVDLASMQSNGKSVESYSVSSSDELTLPHGGKKNNDIQREVLESLFRVPGEIEEKPDSAQPVRRQTRRSPYGKVVTKPLEEKLFEDFTFITRQPVNNRGYEENDNEYEELRIAVKEYWTTMKDYYKAAVDAKTNGDDEKAQKFLEMGHFFMKKAQESDEKSAQKLTGNSDEQEEFLLNMHYLDPKDAVRHLRLNLTSWSGMPSFSCLKVVVGTNGEDAKEGRRKRLITKLLEREGIPWTEEGNGWIISIRIDQIDPKKLSFANK; translated from the exons ATGAAACTAGAAGTGCCTTCTTCCAGCTCTCTGTACACTGATGATGACCAGAAGAATCTGAATTATTTGCTTGAAGCTTTTGGTTCTGTGGTTTCTCTAGAGGACATTGCTTCTGCGTATTGTCAAGCTGGTAGGGACGTAGAAGTTACTACCAATATTCTCTGTAGCCAGCAGGACAGCACCGTTGGCTCTTCTACTTCGAAGACCCTGGAATCAACGGAGAGCGCAGCGAGTACATCTTCTGGATGTTCATCATATTACCCCCAAGAGAATGCTGTTGTTACTAGGTCAAAGCCAAAAAAGAGTTCAGCATCGATGGGAACTGTGTCTTGTGTAATTGGAAGGCAATATATTACACCTAAACCTCAACCTAATGAATCACATGAGAATCATAAACCACCAAAATTGAATTCAGATGATTTTCCGGTGTCTGAGATCTGGAAAGAGAATGAGGTGTTAGAGACAACGTCAAGAGGTGAATCCATGAACCATGACATGGAAAAATTTCTCTTTAAAATGCTTGGAAAAGGATTCCAGCTGGACATGAGTTTAATCCATGATGTTGTTG GTCAATGTGGATACGACATGCAAACA AGCGTTGATAAACTTCTTGATCTTTCTGCATCGACCCTAGAGAAGAGTGACGATGTTGTTGACGTGGCTTCTGGAAAT AATATGGAGATTAACGTAGACCTGGCATCCATGCAATCTAATGGGAAATCAGTTGAAAGTTATTCTGTAAG CAGTTCAGATGAATTGACACTACCTCATGGAGGGAAGAAAAATAATGACATCCAACGAGAAGTTTTAGAGTCACTGTTCAGGGTGCCTGGCGAGATTGAAGAAAAACCAGATTCTGCTCAACCAGTTAGACGGCAAACTCGGCGATCACCATATGGTAAGGTCGTGACCAAACCATTGGAGGAAAAACTTTTTGAAGATTTTACTTTCATCACAAGACAACCTGTCAATAACAGAG GTTATGAAGAAAATGATAATGAATATGAAGAATTGCGCATAGCTGTGAAGGAGTATTGGACAACAATGAAAGATTACTATAAAGCT GCTGTTGACGCTAAAACAAACGGGGATGATGAGAAAGCACAAAAGTTTCTGGAAATG GGTCACTTTTTTATGAAGAAAGCTCAAGAATCAGatgaaaaatctgctcaaaaacTTACTGGGAACAG TGATGAACAAGAAGAATTTTTGCTTAACATGCATTATCTTGACCCTAAGGATGCTGTGAGGCATCTTAGACTTAACTTGACTTCTTGGAGTGGTATGCCAT CTTTTTCTTGCCTGAAAGTTGTTGTTGGAACCAATGGGGAAGACGCCAAAGAAGGACGGAGGAAACGCCTG ATTACCAAGCTTCTGGAGAGGGAGGGGATACCATGGACTGAAGAAGGAAATGGCTGGATAATTTCAATCCGAATAGACCAGATTGATCCAAAGAAATTAAGTTTTGCTAATAAATAa
- the LOC140863094 gene encoding putative nuclear RNA export factor SDE5 isoform X3: MKLEVPSSSSLYTDDDQKNLNYLLEAFGSVVSLEDIASAYCQAGRDVEVTTNILCSQQDSTVGSSTSKTLESTESAASTSSGCSSYYPQENAVVTRSKPKKSSASMGTVSCVIGRQYITPKPQPNESHENHKPPKLNSDDFPVSEIWKENEVLETTSRGESMNHDMEKFLFKMLGKGFQLDMSLIHDVVGQCGYDMQTSVDKLLDLSASTLEKSDDVVDVASGNNMEINVDLASMQSNGKSVESYSVSSSDELTLPHGGKKNNDIQREVLESLFRVPGEIEEKPDSAQPVRRQTRRSPYGKVVTKPLEEKLFEDFTFITRQPVNNRGYEENDNEYEELRIAVKEYWTTMKDYYKAAVDAKTNGDDEKAQKFLEMGHFFMKKAQESDEKSAQKLTGNSDEQEEFLLNMHYLDPKDAVRHLRLNLTSWSAFSCLKVVVGTNGEDAKEGRRKRLITKLLEREGIPWTEEGNGWIISIRIDQIDPKKLSFANK; encoded by the exons ATGAAACTAGAAGTGCCTTCTTCCAGCTCTCTGTACACTGATGATGACCAGAAGAATCTGAATTATTTGCTTGAAGCTTTTGGTTCTGTGGTTTCTCTAGAGGACATTGCTTCTGCGTATTGTCAAGCTGGTAGGGACGTAGAAGTTACTACCAATATTCTCTGTAGCCAGCAGGACAGCACCGTTGGCTCTTCTACTTCGAAGACCCTGGAATCAACGGAGAGCGCAGCGAGTACATCTTCTGGATGTTCATCATATTACCCCCAAGAGAATGCTGTTGTTACTAGGTCAAAGCCAAAAAAGAGTTCAGCATCGATGGGAACTGTGTCTTGTGTAATTGGAAGGCAATATATTACACCTAAACCTCAACCTAATGAATCACATGAGAATCATAAACCACCAAAATTGAATTCAGATGATTTTCCGGTGTCTGAGATCTGGAAAGAGAATGAGGTGTTAGAGACAACGTCAAGAGGTGAATCCATGAACCATGACATGGAAAAATTTCTCTTTAAAATGCTTGGAAAAGGATTCCAGCTGGACATGAGTTTAATCCATGATGTTGTTG GTCAATGTGGATACGACATGCAAACA AGCGTTGATAAACTTCTTGATCTTTCTGCATCGACCCTAGAGAAGAGTGACGATGTTGTTGACGTGGCTTCTGGAAAT AATATGGAGATTAACGTAGACCTGGCATCCATGCAATCTAATGGGAAATCAGTTGAAAGTTATTCTGTAAG CAGTTCAGATGAATTGACACTACCTCATGGAGGGAAGAAAAATAATGACATCCAACGAGAAGTTTTAGAGTCACTGTTCAGGGTGCCTGGCGAGATTGAAGAAAAACCAGATTCTGCTCAACCAGTTAGACGGCAAACTCGGCGATCACCATATGGTAAGGTCGTGACCAAACCATTGGAGGAAAAACTTTTTGAAGATTTTACTTTCATCACAAGACAACCTGTCAATAACAGAG GTTATGAAGAAAATGATAATGAATATGAAGAATTGCGCATAGCTGTGAAGGAGTATTGGACAACAATGAAAGATTACTATAAAGCT GCTGTTGACGCTAAAACAAACGGGGATGATGAGAAAGCACAAAAGTTTCTGGAAATG GGTCACTTTTTTATGAAGAAAGCTCAAGAATCAGatgaaaaatctgctcaaaaacTTACTGGGAACAG TGATGAACAAGAAGAATTTTTGCTTAACATGCATTATCTTGACCCTAAGGATGCTGTGAGGCATCTTAGACTTAACTTGACTTCTTGGAGTG CTTTTTCTTGCCTGAAAGTTGTTGTTGGAACCAATGGGGAAGACGCCAAAGAAGGACGGAGGAAACGCCTG ATTACCAAGCTTCTGGAGAGGGAGGGGATACCATGGACTGAAGAAGGAAATGGCTGGATAATTTCAATCCGAATAGACCAGATTGATCCAAAGAAATTAAGTTTTGCTAATAAATAa
- the LOC140863094 gene encoding putative nuclear RNA export factor SDE5 isoform X2 produces the protein MKLEVPSSSSLYTDDDQKNLNYLLEAFGSVVSLEDIASAYCQAGRDVEVTTNILCSQQDSTVGSSTSKTLESTESAASTSSGCSSYYPQENAVVTRSKPKKSSASMGTVSCVIGRQYITPKPQPNESHENHKPPKLNSDDFPVSEIWKENEVLETTSRGESMNHDMEKFLFKMLGKGFQLDMSLIHDVVGQCGYDMQTSVDKLLDLSASTLEKSDDVVDVASGNNMEINVDLASMQSNGKSVESYSVSSDELTLPHGGKKNNDIQREVLESLFRVPGEIEEKPDSAQPVRRQTRRSPYGKVVTKPLEEKLFEDFTFITRQPVNNRGYEENDNEYEELRIAVKEYWTTMKDYYKAAVDAKTNGDDEKAQKFLEMGHFFMKKAQESDEKSAQKLTGNSDEQEEFLLNMHYLDPKDAVRHLRLNLTSWSGMPSFSCLKVVVGTNGEDAKEGRRKRLITKLLEREGIPWTEEGNGWIISIRIDQIDPKKLSFANK, from the exons ATGAAACTAGAAGTGCCTTCTTCCAGCTCTCTGTACACTGATGATGACCAGAAGAATCTGAATTATTTGCTTGAAGCTTTTGGTTCTGTGGTTTCTCTAGAGGACATTGCTTCTGCGTATTGTCAAGCTGGTAGGGACGTAGAAGTTACTACCAATATTCTCTGTAGCCAGCAGGACAGCACCGTTGGCTCTTCTACTTCGAAGACCCTGGAATCAACGGAGAGCGCAGCGAGTACATCTTCTGGATGTTCATCATATTACCCCCAAGAGAATGCTGTTGTTACTAGGTCAAAGCCAAAAAAGAGTTCAGCATCGATGGGAACTGTGTCTTGTGTAATTGGAAGGCAATATATTACACCTAAACCTCAACCTAATGAATCACATGAGAATCATAAACCACCAAAATTGAATTCAGATGATTTTCCGGTGTCTGAGATCTGGAAAGAGAATGAGGTGTTAGAGACAACGTCAAGAGGTGAATCCATGAACCATGACATGGAAAAATTTCTCTTTAAAATGCTTGGAAAAGGATTCCAGCTGGACATGAGTTTAATCCATGATGTTGTTG GTCAATGTGGATACGACATGCAAACA AGCGTTGATAAACTTCTTGATCTTTCTGCATCGACCCTAGAGAAGAGTGACGATGTTGTTGACGTGGCTTCTGGAAAT AATATGGAGATTAACGTAGACCTGGCATCCATGCAATCTAATGGGAAATCAGTTGAAAGTTATTCTGTAAG TTCAGATGAATTGACACTACCTCATGGAGGGAAGAAAAATAATGACATCCAACGAGAAGTTTTAGAGTCACTGTTCAGGGTGCCTGGCGAGATTGAAGAAAAACCAGATTCTGCTCAACCAGTTAGACGGCAAACTCGGCGATCACCATATGGTAAGGTCGTGACCAAACCATTGGAGGAAAAACTTTTTGAAGATTTTACTTTCATCACAAGACAACCTGTCAATAACAGAG GTTATGAAGAAAATGATAATGAATATGAAGAATTGCGCATAGCTGTGAAGGAGTATTGGACAACAATGAAAGATTACTATAAAGCT GCTGTTGACGCTAAAACAAACGGGGATGATGAGAAAGCACAAAAGTTTCTGGAAATG GGTCACTTTTTTATGAAGAAAGCTCAAGAATCAGatgaaaaatctgctcaaaaacTTACTGGGAACAG TGATGAACAAGAAGAATTTTTGCTTAACATGCATTATCTTGACCCTAAGGATGCTGTGAGGCATCTTAGACTTAACTTGACTTCTTGGAGTGGTATGCCAT CTTTTTCTTGCCTGAAAGTTGTTGTTGGAACCAATGGGGAAGACGCCAAAGAAGGACGGAGGAAACGCCTG ATTACCAAGCTTCTGGAGAGGGAGGGGATACCATGGACTGAAGAAGGAAATGGCTGGATAATTTCAATCCGAATAGACCAGATTGATCCAAAGAAATTAAGTTTTGCTAATAAATAa
- the LOC140866304 gene encoding pentatricopeptide repeat-containing protein At4g21705, mitochondrial-like, whose product MFTAVKESILLSARSRFLVGLGKTSSFKTPSCSIATTSVDHENAPKYSASRCRNLFSRISHVGEGRDIVQALDQWVAEGRKVHNREVLRLIRDLRSRKRFSQALQISEWISSNKAFTFSPGDRAVHLDLIGVVGGSQAAERYFDNLSEQEKDEKGYGALLSSYAREGLLVKTLLHMEKMKHRGYASSSLAYNNLMALYKKAGELEKVPEVLSEMKTNGVAPNNFSYRICINSFGERSDLIGMGKLLEEIESQPDISIDWATYSIVAYQFIKANDKEKALTYMKKLEEKIHGDATGYNHLISFYAHLGDKGEMMRLWVSQKIACKKQINRDYITMISSLLKLGDVETAEALVKHWDSSCRYYDFRVPNVLLIWYCQKGLVEKAEAMLRDFVQKGKKPTPNSWSIVSAGYLNIKNMAKAFECMKEALSAMERNMKWIPKPAEITTILEWLGDNGEFEQVEGFFQSLRTVIPVSKHMYGALIKANTRDGGDSGWILDRMKTDNTEVAEETQKMLSSTVMVTKAD is encoded by the exons ATGTTCACGGCCGTAAAGGAATCGATTTTACTGTCCGCGCGCTCCAGATTTCTTGTTGGTTTGGGCAAAACCTCGTCTTTCAAGACACCCTCCTGCTCCATTGCTACAACTTCTGTGGATCATGAAAATGCTCCAAAATACTCGGCATCAAGATGCAGAAATTTGTTTTCAAGAATTAGCCATGTCGGAGAGGGTCGCGACATTGTTCAGGCTCTCGATCAATGGGTTGCTGAGGGAAGGAAGGTCCATAACCGTGAGGTATTGCGCCTTATTAGAGATCTTCGAAGTCGCAAGCGTTTCTCTCAGGCACTTCAG ATTTCTGAGTGGATTAGTTCTAATAAGGCATTTACATTTTCACCTGGTGATCGTGCTGTGCATTTGGATTTGATTGGTGTAGTCGGTGGATCTCAAGCTGCAGAAAGATATTTCGATAACCTGAGTGAACAAGAGAAAGATGAAAAAGGATATGGTGCTCTCTTGAGTTCTTATGCCAGAGAAGGACTCTTGGTGAAAACACTTCTCCACATGGAGAAAATGAAAcatagaggatatgcttcatcATCTCTTGCTTACAACAATCTCATGGCACTCTACAAAAAGGCCGGCGAGCTTGAAAAAGTCCCCGAGGTTCTCTCAGAAATGAAAACGAATGGTGTTGCTCCTAACAATTTTAGTTACAGAATATGCATAAACTCATTTGGAGAGAGATCTGATCTTATTGGCATGGGGAAGCTACTAGAGGAGATTGAATCTCAGCCTGACATATCCATTGATTGGGCTACTTATTCAATAGTGGCCTATCAGTTCATTAAAGCTAATGACAAGGAGAAGGCGCTAACTTACATGAAGAAGTTAGAAGAAAAGATTCATGGAGATGCGACGGGCTACAATCATTTGATTTCCTTTTATGCACATCTCGGAGATAAGGGTGAAATGATGAGATTGTGGGTTTCGCAAAAAATTGCTTGTAAAAAGCAAATTAACAGAGACTACATTACCATGATAAGTTCTCTACTGAAACTTGGTGATGTCGAAACAGCGGAGGCATTGGTAAAACATTGGGATTCTTCTTGCCGCTACTATGACTTCAGAGTACCTAATGTACTTCTTATTTGGTATTGTCAGAAAGGTCTTGTGGAGAAGGCTGAGGCGATGCTTCGTGATTTTGTGCAAAAGGGAAAGAAACCAACCCCTAACAGTTGGTCCATTGTTTCCGCAGgatatttaaatattaagaATATGGCGAAGGCTTTTGAATGTATGAAGGAAGCTTTGTCGGCAATGGAAAGAAACATGAAATGGATACCAAAGCCGGCTGAAATCACAACTATATTAGAATGGCTCGGTGATAATGGTGAATTTGAACAGGTAGAAGGTTTTTTTCAGTCACTGAGGACTGTGATTCCAGTAAGTAAACATATGTATGGTGCCTTAATTAAGGCAAACACCAGGGACGGCGGAGATTCAGGATGGATTTTGGATAGAATGAAGACGGACAATACAGAGGTAGCTGAAGAAACACAGAAAATGCTCAGCTCAACTGTAATGGTGACAAAGGCTGATTGA
- the LOC140863096 gene encoding E3 ubiquitin-protein ligase RMA3 produces the protein MAFQQNFDSPANNFGAEGNGLLKQKLNSVSASATASENVNGCFDCNICLDSSNDPVVTLCGHLYCWPCIYKWLQVQNTSPDSDGQPKCPVCKSYISTSSMVPLYGRGTSSASKFEAKKPSQLDLAIPQRPPAIGTNAMLATATSVTSDPSQPNHQNPFRPQNRRFHQHQYFTQPFSNYTATTNIISPTINMVSEMVFARMFGSLDSSLFAHPYSNSHHFPGTGSPRMRRQEMQLDKSLNRVSIFLFCCIVLCLILF, from the coding sequence ATGGCTTTTCAGCAAAACTTTGATTCCCCTGCCAACAATTTCGGTGCCGAGGGGAATGGTTTGCTCAAACAAAAACTGAATTCTGTATCAGCGTCAGCAACAGCTTCAGAAAATGTAAATGGATGCTTTGATTGCAACATTTGTTTGGATTCATCTAACGACCCTGTAGTCACACTTTGCGGACATCTATACTGTTGGCCATGCATTTACAAATGGCTTCAGGTTCAAAACACCTCACCCGATTCAGATGGGCAACCTAAATGCCCAGTTTGTAAATCTTACATCTCTACCTCGTCAATGGTTCCCTTGTATGGTCGTGGTACATCCTCGGCATCCAAATTTGAAGCCAAGAAACCTTCACAACTGGACTTGGCCATACCCCAGAGACCACCAGCAATCGGGACGAATGCCATGCTCGCCACTGCAACATCAGTGACTTCGGATCCAAGTCAGCCGAACCATCAGAACCCATTTCGGCCACAGAACCGAAGATTCCATCAACATCAATATTTTACCCAACCGTTTAGTAATTACACGGCAACAACAAATATCATCAGTCCAACCATTAACATGGTTAGTGAAATGGTGTTTGCCAGAATGTTTGGGAGCCTAGACTCGAGTTTGTTTGCACATCCATATTCCAATTCTCACCACTTTCCAGGAACCGGTAGCCCCAGGATGAGGAGGCAAGAAATGCAGTTGGACAAGTCACTTAACAGAGTATCCATCTTCCTTTTCTGCTGCATTGTTCTGTGCCTTATCCTTTTTTAG
- the LOC140867189 gene encoding thioredoxin encodes MAGVLETLAVPRASALPSASLAPIAGSAASRRSVVLFSEFRGLKIHSTRSSTSPNFTSKPSGRGGRIVCEAQETAVVVPAVTDATWQSLVIGSDLPVLVEFWAPWCGPCRIIHPVIDKLAKDYSGKLKCYKVNTDDSPSIATQYGIRSIPTVLIFKDGEKKDAVIGAVPESTLTTCIERFV; translated from the exons ATGGCTGGTGTGCTGGAAACCTTAGCTGTCCCACGCGCCTCCGCTCTCCCCTCGGCTTCCTTGGCTCCAATTGCCGGATCCGCCGCATCTCGCCGCTCCGTGGTCCTATTTTCTGAATTCAGAGGTCTTAAGATCCACTCGACTCGCTCTTCCACGTCGCCGAATTTCACTTCCAAACCTTCTGGCCGCGGTGGTCGAATCGTCTGTGAGGCACAAGAGACCGCTGTCGTAG TACCTGCTGTTACTGATGCAACCTGGCAATCTCTGGTGATCGGGTCTGATTTACCTGTTTTGGTTGAATTTTGGGCTCCATGGTGTGGACCCTGCCGCATAATACACCCCGTCATCGACAAACTGGCCAAGGATTATTCGGGAAAACTCAAATGCTACAAGGTTAATACCGACGACAGCCCTTCAATCGCAACCCAATATGGTATCCGGAGCATCCCAACTGTCCTAATATTCAAGGATGGGGAGAAGAAAGATGCGGTCATTGGTGCAGTTCCAGAGTCGACGCTGACTACCTGCATAGAAAGATTCGTGTGA
- the LOC140867188 gene encoding 3-deoxy-manno-octulosonate cytidylyltransferase, mitochondrial: MPICESSQSSSSAKSWVIHCLAAGAAIAVALGAHAYYRQSVRFRSRVIGIIPARYASSRFQGKPLVQILGKPMIQRTWERAKLASTLDHVVVATDDDKIAECCRGFGADVVMTSESCRNGTERCNEALQKIGKKYDVVVNIQGDEPLIEPEIIDGIVKALQAAPDAVFSTAVTSLNPEDAFDPNRVKCVVDNRGYAIYFSRGLIPFNKSGKVTPQFPYLLHLGIQSFDSKFLKIYPELPPTPLQLEEDLEQLKVLENGYKMKVIKVDHESHGVDVPEDVEKIEHYMRERNLS; this comes from the exons ATGCCGATCTGCGAATCATCGCAAAGCTCCAGCTCCGCTAAGTCTTGGGTCATTCACTGCCTGGCGGCGGGGGCGGCGATCGCGGTGGCGCTTGGTGCCCATGCATATTATCGTCAATCGGTAAGGTTCCGGAGCCGGGTCATCGGAATTATACCTGCTCGATATGCGTCCTCTCGCTTTCAAGGCAAACCCCTCGTTCAAATACTCGGCAAGCCCATGATTCAG AGAACATGGGAAAGGGCGAAATTGGCTTCGACATTGGACCATGTGG TTGTGGCGACAGATGATGATAAGATTGCTGAATGTTGTAGAGGATTTGGTGCTGATGTGGTAATGACCTCGGAATCATGTCGAAATG GCACCGAACGTTGTAATGAAGCTCTCCAAAAGATTGGAAAGAAGTATGATGTTGTTGTCAATATTCAAGGAGACGAACCGCTCATAGAACCTGAAATAATAGATGGCATTGTCAAGGCCTTGCAG GCTGCTCCAGATGCTGTCTTCAGCACCGCCGTTACTTCTTTAAATCCTGAAGATGCCTTTGATCCTAATCGTGTCAAATGTGTCGTAGATAACCGTGGCTATGCAATTTATTTCTCACGAGGACTTATACCGTTTAACAA GTCTGGAAAAGTTACCCCTCAATTTCCATATTTGCTTCATCTGGGGATTCAG AGCTTTGATTCTAAATTTCTCAAGATATATCCCGAGCTTCCACCAACACCACTCCAACTGGAAGAAGATCTTGAGCAGCTCAAGGTCCTTGAAAATGGGTACAAAATGAAG GTGATAAAAGTTGACCATGAGTCCCACGGTGTCGATGTACCAGAAGATGTGGAGAAAATAGAGCATTACATGCGGGAAAGAAACCTGTCTTAG